A section of the Coleofasciculus sp. FACHB-T130 genome encodes:
- a CDS encoding KGK domain-containing protein — MNNGFERIEADNVLCVNTNTQRLLINHSTFQVGEFINRMQAQVGATGEQIKWFSEGIDCKVLRPGANWKQGKVRVTLEFCPDEPESPLEDIRQQLKEDDS; from the coding sequence ATGAATAATGGATTCGAGCGGATAGAAGCGGACAATGTTTTGTGTGTTAATACAAATACTCAGAGACTTTTAATTAATCACTCCACTTTCCAAGTGGGTGAATTCATTAACCGGATGCAGGCTCAGGTAGGAGCAACTGGTGAGCAAATAAAGTGGTTTAGTGAGGGTATAGATTGCAAGGTTCTAAGACCCGGTGCTAACTGGAAACAAGGAAAGGTTAGAGTAACTCTAGAATTTTGCCCGGATGAGCCAGAATCACCACTAGAGGATATTCGTCAGCAACTCAAAGAAGATGATAGCTAA
- a CDS encoding methyl-accepting chemotaxis protein has product MKSSTDYTQEYQHAFSAYTLGNYEEAAAIIDRLVENFPNDPNARILRGHIYCYGLQQYAIAQEQYELVPQLTDDQEFIDCANNGIEYALSCQNYSESVGATSDPVGGELEPDEFALNHDDYAIPEANAAWPSLEEPEMATQDISSLDDFDSGDFQDIESYSAANPFVSSDYTDSATAQTPEAYHDPFAQSWSPSSLDDEAGAPATNTDFDAEAFPLDAFTDFDQTADREFQMPSGNFENDNSTFEIPNSSDTLEEPNFNYFPLEDETLLMRSGELESRRTEEESFGYDSQDALGDTEPYTSSNDPTRSRHRPFETHPYEDDATYVAHSDQNGNTRNDQFDFEAFDDAIGYDSFSSENQQRNRLNESSSDFLDEFGDFGDDLGSIPDFDLSHSEGNSQGFSAGISDLGTSSRRASGDSKRKVETRTFTESSGSSSLGVHDDEFSITGTSEQSPGTISFTPEGSKAEPNVTIEQGPLAAFENAPLSKKPLISAAAAGIVSAVVVALVSFISASAAPQDSKNTTISHLRNTSWVMSLAAGAATFGTTLALGRITTRQIKKTTEDLQAQFESVSGGNFNAQATVYSEDEFGSLAAGFNQMARVILTTTSEAQRKAEEQEQAKEDLQRQVIRLLDDVEGAARGDLTVQAEVTADVLGAVADSFNLTIQNLREIVQQVKMAARQVSRGATDSEVFARGLSSDALRQAEELAVTLNSVQVMTGSIQRVAENAREAEEVARAASATALKGGESVERTVAGILQIRETVAETTRKVKRLAESSQEISKIVALISGIASRTNLLALNASIEAARAGEAGRGFAVVADEVRQLADRAAKALKEIEQIVLQIQSETGSVMMAMEEGTQQVIDGTKRAEQAKRSLEDIIQVSNRIDALVRSITADTVEQTETSSAVAQVMQSVELTAQETSQEAQRVSTALQNLVGVARDLLTSVERFRIEATEGK; this is encoded by the coding sequence ATGAAATCAAGTACAGATTACACACAAGAATATCAACACGCATTTTCGGCCTACACGCTGGGCAACTACGAAGAGGCAGCTGCCATCATCGATCGGTTAGTCGAAAATTTTCCCAATGACCCAAATGCTCGGATTCTACGGGGTCATATTTACTGTTATGGATTACAGCAGTACGCGATCGCGCAAGAACAATACGAGTTGGTGCCTCAGCTCACCGACGACCAAGAGTTTATCGATTGTGCCAACAACGGAATAGAATACGCCCTCTCTTGCCAAAACTACTCCGAATCGGTTGGTGCAACTTCCGATCCCGTTGGTGGCGAGTTGGAACCAGACGAATTTGCACTCAACCATGATGATTATGCGATTCCAGAAGCCAACGCAGCATGGCCATCCCTAGAAGAACCAGAGATGGCAACTCAGGACATCTCTTCTCTAGATGATTTCGACTCCGGAGATTTTCAGGATATAGAGTCTTACTCAGCGGCGAATCCGTTTGTCAGCTCGGACTATACAGATAGTGCAACAGCACAAACACCAGAAGCCTATCACGACCCCTTTGCACAATCATGGTCGCCCAGTTCTCTGGATGACGAGGCTGGAGCGCCCGCAACCAATACAGATTTTGATGCAGAGGCATTTCCGCTCGACGCCTTTACTGACTTCGATCAAACGGCGGATCGTGAATTTCAAATGCCATCGGGCAACTTCGAGAATGACAATTCGACATTTGAAATTCCCAATTCTTCCGACACTTTAGAAGAACCCAATTTCAATTACTTTCCTCTGGAAGACGAAACACTGTTAATGAGATCCGGAGAGCTGGAATCCAGAAGAACAGAGGAGGAAAGTTTCGGATATGACAGTCAGGATGCCTTAGGCGATACCGAACCTTATACCAGTAGCAACGATCCCACCCGATCCCGTCACCGCCCGTTTGAGACTCATCCCTACGAAGACGATGCTACTTATGTCGCCCACTCCGATCAAAACGGGAATACCCGAAATGACCAATTTGACTTTGAAGCCTTTGACGATGCCATTGGCTATGACTCGTTTTCCTCAGAAAATCAACAGCGCAACCGGCTCAATGAAAGTAGCAGCGACTTCTTAGACGAATTTGGTGATTTTGGAGACGATTTAGGGAGCATTCCGGATTTCGATCTGTCCCATTCAGAAGGCAATAGCCAAGGATTCTCCGCAGGAATTTCTGACTTGGGAACCTCTTCAAGACGGGCATCTGGAGATTCCAAGCGGAAAGTAGAGACGCGAACTTTTACCGAATCCTCCGGAAGTTCAAGCTTGGGCGTTCACGATGATGAATTCAGCATCACCGGAACCTCCGAACAAAGCCCCGGAACGATTTCTTTTACTCCAGAAGGCTCCAAAGCAGAGCCAAATGTCACCATTGAACAAGGCCCTTTGGCTGCCTTTGAAAACGCCCCTCTGAGTAAAAAACCGCTGATCTCTGCCGCCGCTGCCGGAATTGTCTCCGCCGTTGTCGTTGCACTTGTCAGCTTCATCTCCGCGAGTGCTGCTCCCCAAGACAGTAAAAATACTACAATCTCCCACCTCCGTAACACCAGCTGGGTGATGAGTCTGGCAGCGGGTGCCGCCACCTTTGGGACTACCCTGGCTTTAGGACGAATCACGACTCGGCAAATCAAAAAAACCACCGAAGACCTCCAAGCCCAGTTTGAGTCTGTCTCTGGTGGCAACTTTAATGCCCAGGCAACCGTTTACTCAGAAGACGAATTCGGTTCCCTTGCCGCTGGGTTCAACCAAATGGCTCGCGTCATCCTGACCACTACATCCGAAGCTCAACGCAAAGCTGAAGAGCAAGAACAAGCAAAAGAAGACTTGCAACGTCAAGTGATTCGACTGCTGGATGATGTAGAAGGTGCTGCCCGTGGGGATCTAACCGTGCAGGCAGAAGTCACCGCAGACGTTTTGGGAGCCGTTGCCGACTCCTTTAACCTGACCATTCAAAACCTGCGGGAAATCGTTCAACAGGTGAAGATGGCGGCTCGACAAGTCAGTAGAGGAGCGACTGACAGTGAAGTGTTCGCTCGCGGTTTGTCTTCCGATGCGCTGCGACAGGCAGAAGAGCTAGCGGTGACTCTCAACTCGGTTCAGGTGATGACTGGCTCGATTCAACGGGTTGCTGAAAATGCGAGAGAAGCAGAAGAAGTCGCCCGCGCCGCCTCTGCCACAGCCTTGAAGGGTGGTGAATCTGTAGAACGCACGGTGGCAGGGATTCTGCAAATTAGGGAAACTGTTGCCGAAACGACTCGAAAAGTTAAACGTCTTGCTGAATCTTCTCAGGAAATTTCTAAGATTGTTGCGTTAATTTCAGGGATCGCTTCTCGAACCAACCTCCTAGCACTCAATGCCAGTATTGAAGCAGCACGTGCCGGTGAGGCGGGTCGGGGCTTTGCTGTGGTGGCTGATGAAGTGCGACAACTTGCAGACCGAGCCGCGAAAGCTTTGAAGGAAATTGAACAGATTGTGCTGCAAATCCAGAGCGAAACGGGTTCGGTGATGATGGCAATGGAGGAAGGTACTCAACAGGTAATTGATGGAACAAAGCGGGCAGAACAGGCAAAGCGGAGTTTGGAAGACATCATTCAGGTGTCAAATCGGATCGATGCCCTGGTTCGCTCGATTACTGCTGACACCGTGGAACAGACAGAAACTTCTTCTGCTGTTGCCCAGGTGATGCAATCGGTGGAACTGACCGCGCAAGAAACTTCTCAAGAAGCGCAACGGGTATCCACTGCGCTGCAAAACTTGGTCGGAGTGGCACGAGACCTGCTAACTTCCGTCGAACGCTTCCGCATCGAAGCTACTGAGGGGAAATAA
- a CDS encoding glycerate kinase, protein MARKTPTSAQLEHLAAQVLADELRAKAFGITPANVEEVVRKRSHLFLLIYPHLSSVLSPQFLVLSLETLWNLWLPLATKLAQDRQQLGRPLIQGILGGQGTGKTTLGAVLTLILKYLGNSTLSLSLDDLYKTYRDRLALRKQDPRLLWRGPPGTHDIQLGLDVLDCLRQPSGQPIPVPRFDKSAWEGAGDRTQPEIVQDIDIILFEGWFVGVRPIDPAAFDNAPPPILTAAERTFARDMNARLQDYVPLWERLDRLMMLYPVNYRLSVQWRRQAEHDMIAAGKSGMTDSEIDEFVKYFWKSLHPELFIKPLTRNSRTVNLVVEINPDHSPGDVYQPSDRTD, encoded by the coding sequence ATCGCTAGAAAAACGCCGACTTCAGCACAGTTGGAACATTTGGCAGCACAGGTGCTAGCCGATGAATTGCGGGCGAAAGCTTTTGGCATCACACCCGCCAATGTGGAGGAAGTCGTTCGCAAGCGATCGCATTTGTTCCTCTTAATCTATCCCCATCTTTCCTCAGTTCTTAGCCCGCAGTTCTTAGTCCTCAGTTTAGAAACGCTGTGGAACCTCTGGCTTCCTCTAGCCACAAAACTAGCGCAAGATCGGCAACAGTTAGGACGCCCTCTTATCCAGGGGATTTTAGGGGGACAGGGAACTGGCAAAACGACTCTGGGAGCCGTCCTTACCTTAATTCTCAAATACCTAGGGAACTCGACACTCAGCCTATCCTTGGATGACCTCTACAAAACCTATCGCGATCGCCTTGCCTTAAGAAAGCAAGATCCCCGCTTGCTCTGGCGCGGGCCACCTGGAACCCACGATATTCAATTGGGTTTAGACGTTTTGGACTGTCTGCGTCAGCCATCCGGACAACCGATTCCAGTCCCCCGCTTTGATAAATCTGCCTGGGAAGGTGCCGGTGATAGGACGCAGCCAGAAATTGTCCAAGACATCGATATCATCCTGTTTGAAGGGTGGTTTGTCGGCGTCCGTCCCATAGACCCCGCTGCCTTTGACAACGCGCCACCGCCGATTCTAACCGCCGCTGAGCGAACGTTTGCCCGTGACATGAATGCCCGATTGCAGGACTATGTACCTTTGTGGGAACGGTTAGATCGGCTGATGATGCTGTATCCCGTTAATTATCGTCTGTCTGTGCAGTGGCGACGGCAGGCAGAACACGACATGATTGCCGCTGGTAAATCTGGCATGACCGATTCAGAAATTGATGAATTTGTCAAGTATTTCTGGAAATCGCTCCACCCAGAGTTATTTATCAAACCGCTGACGAGAAATTCCAGGACGGTAAACTTGGTGGTTGAGATTAATCCCGACCACTCTCCCGGTGACGTTTATCAACCGAGCGATCGCACTGATTAA
- a CDS encoding chemotaxis protein CheW, with protein MVGNPDFLTGSGQDHSPGFQELESPEGELHLRFYVPSGNEFALGASGIREVVSPSPDRITPIPNASPLLLGTLNWRGQVIWVADLGQFLGDSSALNTDKPEIPVIAVEDQDTMLGLAVERIVGMDWLDIDQVQMLTNVPDSMAPFLKGEWLLDKEKNQFLRLLDQVAIVRSARWAA; from the coding sequence ATGGTCGGCAATCCGGACTTTTTAACAGGCAGCGGTCAAGATCACTCACCCGGATTTCAGGAACTGGAGAGTCCTGAAGGTGAATTACACCTGCGGTTTTACGTTCCATCCGGTAACGAATTTGCCCTAGGAGCCAGTGGAATCCGTGAAGTGGTTTCTCCATCACCAGACAGGATTACTCCAATTCCCAACGCTTCTCCCCTCCTGTTAGGAACGCTGAACTGGCGCGGGCAAGTGATTTGGGTCGCAGACCTCGGGCAGTTTTTAGGGGATTCATCTGCCCTGAACACAGATAAACCTGAGATTCCAGTGATTGCCGTTGAAGACCAGGACACCATGTTAGGCTTAGCCGTTGAGCGTATTGTCGGCATGGACTGGCTCGATATCGATCAGGTACAGATGCTTACTAACGTTCCAGACAGTATGGCACCTTTTCTTAAGGGTGAGTGGTTATTAGACAAAGAGAAAAATCAGTTTCTCCGACTATTAGACCAAGTCGCAATTGTTCGCTCAGCGCGATGGGCAGCATGA
- a CDS encoding DUF565 domain-containing protein: MQRTRLNNLFDVVSQQLRRWFRNPWRRISLVVISLLVGVFLGTAIPTTAGQAANWDVIAAGLLIFFTEGVNWFVYGRNRRIVPAGEGVPNRLLATEMLNALKIGLTYSLFIEAFKIGS, translated from the coding sequence ATGCAAAGGACTCGTCTCAACAATCTCTTTGATGTTGTCAGCCAGCAGCTGAGGCGATGGTTTCGCAATCCCTGGCGACGGATATCGCTGGTGGTAATAAGCTTGTTAGTGGGGGTGTTTCTAGGCACCGCCATTCCCACCACGGCGGGACAAGCCGCAAACTGGGATGTAATTGCTGCTGGTTTGTTGATTTTCTTCACCGAAGGCGTGAATTGGTTTGTTTACGGCAGAAACCGAAGAATTGTGCCCGCAGGTGAAGGCGTTCCTAACCGCTTATTAGCGACAGAAATGTTGAATGCCCTGAAAATTGGTCTGACTTACAGCTTGTTTATTGAAGCCTTTAAAATCGGTTCGTGA
- a CDS encoding response regulator has translation MSVVLVVEDSPAQRAMISDLLKGSGLTVTIATDGVEALEQILKSCPDLVVLDIVMPRMNGYEVCRRLKADPKTQNVPVVMCSSKGEEFDRYWGMKQGADAYIAKPFQPTELIGTVKQLLRG, from the coding sequence ATGAGTGTAGTTCTGGTTGTAGAAGACAGTCCCGCACAACGGGCAATGATCTCAGACCTCCTCAAGGGAAGTGGGTTAACTGTAACGATTGCCACTGATGGTGTCGAAGCCTTGGAACAAATTCTCAAGTCTTGTCCCGACTTAGTGGTATTGGATATTGTCATGCCCCGAATGAACGGTTATGAGGTATGTCGTCGGCTCAAAGCCGACCCAAAAACCCAGAATGTTCCTGTGGTAATGTGTTCGTCGAAAGGAGAAGAATTTGACCGCTACTGGGGGATGAAACAAGGTGCAGACGCTTATATAGCCAAACCCTTTCAGCCAACCGAGCTAATAGGGACGGTCAAACAGCTGCTACGAGGCTAA
- the hmpF gene encoding pilus motility taxis protein HmpF, whose translation MALVGPEIGQQAGTRYIKRTISVLYLAEVQKKSGGVFGGGKAELKLLACQQNDQSWRAASDEVISAPEEANNFNGGVLVLVELSGNRQVQRPPTEAGRQLVNILQNFSRQLEKSKTQEEEIEQWKQSLTYQSQELNRREMEMEARVEQLQQLEEDFERLEAQRQEIDSSREEIERLREECDRNRIEMEGAWEHLRGEQRRLEERQAEFQQGTVLDEEQGQKIRELLDRLASAIAPTEAVREQLNLAFEIVNGQQGTLDQHWQNLEQQRNNAQQKQAEVDQQTQELQRRTEELKQAQEALEKVRLERMVLQNSLEIKQEYAQMQSLQLRNQEELYEQLHRLATTSTGVKISQKVDLEALEKMPLGELQETVQNLQQDLEKVMRFVNDQEEELTLQRQTVEELQTKIEQASEYDRLSLENELAEEQDCYQMLDETLVGQRIYLREREEVLNQHLRVLRRRQGIVDNEGQDNQKIDLGPVLSQLEGQRQQQAEELQKLESQIEQVRMSIQQAQGMIDHQAGEQEQERQQIKQLEQKLQEMRAAAAELVGKVNTYQETLQPMQDRLNEMRQKLEAIVGTLAQVQETGDYQLQSITEMRQVLLTLIGG comes from the coding sequence ATGGCTCTGGTGGGACCAGAGATCGGTCAACAAGCGGGCACAAGATACATCAAGAGGACCATCAGCGTGCTGTATCTAGCAGAAGTACAAAAAAAGAGTGGCGGTGTTTTTGGTGGTGGCAAGGCTGAACTAAAACTGCTGGCTTGTCAGCAGAATGACCAGAGTTGGCGTGCTGCGTCTGATGAAGTGATTTCCGCTCCTGAAGAAGCCAATAATTTTAATGGTGGCGTCTTGGTGCTGGTTGAGCTAAGCGGGAATCGCCAAGTGCAGCGTCCGCCGACAGAGGCGGGGCGTCAGTTGGTGAATATCTTGCAGAATTTCTCTCGCCAACTGGAAAAGTCGAAAACTCAGGAAGAAGAAATTGAACAGTGGAAGCAGTCGCTGACTTATCAGAGTCAGGAGCTAAACCGGCGCGAAATGGAAATGGAAGCGCGGGTGGAACAGCTGCAACAGTTGGAGGAAGACTTTGAACGGTTGGAGGCGCAACGTCAAGAAATTGACAGTTCGCGGGAGGAAATTGAGCGACTGCGGGAAGAGTGCGATCGCAACCGCATCGAGATGGAGGGAGCGTGGGAACACTTGCGGGGCGAGCAGCGCCGCTTGGAGGAACGACAGGCGGAGTTCCAACAGGGAACGGTATTAGATGAGGAGCAAGGTCAAAAGATTCGGGAATTACTAGATCGTTTAGCTTCGGCGATCGCTCCTACGGAAGCAGTGCGAGAACAACTGAATCTGGCTTTTGAAATTGTCAACGGGCAGCAGGGAACCCTAGATCAGCACTGGCAAAATCTGGAGCAACAACGCAACAATGCCCAACAGAAGCAAGCAGAAGTAGACCAGCAAACTCAAGAACTGCAAAGGCGCACGGAGGAGTTAAAGCAGGCTCAAGAGGCTCTGGAAAAAGTGCGTTTAGAGCGGATGGTGCTTCAAAACTCCCTGGAGATCAAGCAGGAGTATGCTCAGATGCAAAGTCTCCAGTTGCGAAATCAGGAGGAGCTGTACGAGCAACTTCACCGTCTGGCAACAACTTCAACGGGTGTCAAAATTAGCCAAAAGGTCGATCTGGAAGCGCTGGAGAAAATGCCCCTAGGCGAGCTGCAAGAAACCGTGCAAAATCTTCAGCAAGATTTGGAAAAAGTGATGCGCTTTGTCAATGACCAAGAAGAAGAGTTGACCTTGCAGCGTCAAACGGTTGAGGAATTGCAGACGAAGATCGAGCAAGCCAGCGAGTATGACCGCCTCAGTTTGGAAAATGAGCTAGCAGAGGAGCAGGATTGCTACCAAATGCTGGATGAAACGCTGGTGGGTCAACGCATCTACCTGCGGGAGCGAGAAGAAGTTTTAAATCAACACTTGCGGGTGCTGCGGCGACGGCAAGGGATTGTGGACAATGAAGGGCAGGACAATCAAAAGATTGACTTGGGTCCGGTTCTGAGTCAGTTGGAAGGACAACGACAACAACAGGCAGAGGAACTACAAAAACTGGAAAGCCAGATTGAGCAGGTGCGGATGAGCATTCAGCAAGCTCAAGGCATGATTGACCATCAAGCTGGCGAACAGGAGCAAGAGCGTCAGCAGATTAAGCAGCTAGAGCAGAAATTGCAGGAAATGAGGGCGGCGGCGGCGGAACTCGTGGGCAAGGTAAATACCTATCAGGAAACGCTACAGCCAATGCAGGATCGCTTGAATGAGATGCGGCAGAAGTTGGAGGCAATCGTGGGGACGTTGGCTCAGGTTCAGGAAACGGGTGACTATCAGCTGCAATCAATTACTGAGATGCGGCAAGTTCTCCTCACCTTGATCGGTGGTTAG
- the tilS gene encoding tRNA lysidine(34) synthetase TilS, with protein MPNLPPWTPLHAQLHRILRDRHLLPRNQPLLVAVSGGQDSLCLIKLLLDLQPKWGWHLGIAHCDHRWRPDSQANANHVEQLARTWQVSYYLETASEMLSISSEAAARQWRYQALSAIAQTNNFPYIVTGHTASDRAETLLYNLMRGSGADGLQALTWQRPLTSTLHPTLQLVRPLLEVTRAQTAQFCQEFQIPVWEDSTNQDFKYARNRIRQELLPYLQTHFNPQVEQALAKTAELLRAEVQYLEEAAQKLLQQALENEDSPLSLEHRQENPAPTALSTDYRRDQRLNRLVLRQAPLALQRRVMRHFLASVLPIAPSFEQIEKLIALITAPNRSQTDPFPGGAIAQVDGVWISIKN; from the coding sequence ATGCCTAATCTTCCCCCTTGGACGCCTCTCCATGCCCAATTGCATCGAATTTTACGCGATCGCCATCTCTTACCGCGAAACCAGCCCCTATTAGTTGCAGTCTCCGGGGGACAAGATTCTCTCTGCTTAATCAAATTACTGCTAGATTTGCAGCCAAAGTGGGGATGGCATCTGGGAATTGCTCACTGCGATCATCGCTGGCGTCCGGATTCCCAAGCAAATGCCAACCATGTGGAACAGTTGGCGAGAACCTGGCAAGTCTCCTATTACTTGGAAACCGCCTCAGAAATGCTATCTATCTCTTCAGAGGCGGCGGCGCGACAGTGGCGTTATCAAGCCTTAAGCGCGATCGCCCAAACCAACAACTTCCCATACATTGTCACAGGTCATACAGCGAGCGATCGCGCCGAAACCCTCCTTTATAACCTGATGCGCGGCAGTGGTGCCGATGGATTACAAGCCCTAACCTGGCAGCGTCCGCTGACTTCAACACTGCATCCAACACTGCAACTGGTGCGCCCTCTTCTAGAAGTCACTAGGGCACAAACCGCTCAATTTTGCCAAGAATTTCAGATTCCCGTTTGGGAAGATTCCACCAATCAAGACTTCAAGTATGCCCGTAACCGTATCCGCCAAGAGTTACTGCCGTACTTACAAACTCACTTCAACCCCCAAGTTGAGCAAGCACTGGCAAAGACAGCAGAACTTTTACGGGCAGAGGTGCAATATCTTGAAGAAGCCGCTCAGAAGCTGCTGCAACAAGCCCTAGAAAACGAAGACTCGCCACTCAGCCTTGAGCATAGGCAGGAAAACCCCGCCCCTACAGCACTCAGCACTGACTACAGACGTGACCAAAGACTCAATCGCCTCGTATTGCGTCAAGCCCCCTTAGCCCTGCAACGTCGCGTCATGCGGCACTTCCTCGCCTCAGTTCTACCCATCGCCCCCAGCTTCGAGCAAATCGAAAAGCTGATTGCCTTAATTACAGCTCCCAACCGCTCTCAAACCGATCCCTTTCCTGGGGGCGCGATCGCACAAGTCGATGGAGTTTGGATTTCAATTAAAAATTAA
- a CDS encoding response regulator, whose protein sequence is MQGTLNEIDIRSILQLIELGQRTGELFVEAYSSPVQGTGEHAGARRTSIPYRDAKLKEPGPFWFVFFLNGQIAYASDGTGSLLRLRDYLRRYRAETSLKTLEVPLIDAINAPEYGYLWALLENHILTPAQGRSIIRSMVHETLFDLLSLHQGSFIFDIGPALAPQLTTLEIAPLVAKIMKQVQEWKQFHPHIQSPNHCPVIADAVSLRAALPENAFKTLDRQLDGKTSLRQLARYLNREILTVARAIYPYVQQGWVQLQSCTSDETAASRRVGISIESDSTPANKIPRVVCIDDDVAIGKTVEYILKPQGYEATAISNPLKALSLVFQLKPDLILCDIAMPDLEGYEICAMLRKSTAFRQTPIIMLTGKDGFIDRVRARMVGATDYLTKPFGESELLMLLERYIGPGEKESTISEPLDATELNREIEETDVRVG, encoded by the coding sequence ATGCAGGGAACGTTAAATGAAATTGATATACGCAGCATCCTGCAACTGATCGAATTAGGTCAGCGAACAGGCGAATTATTCGTGGAGGCATACAGCTCACCCGTTCAAGGAACGGGTGAGCATGCAGGGGCGCGACGTACCAGCATCCCCTACCGAGACGCAAAACTCAAAGAACCAGGGCCGTTCTGGTTTGTCTTCTTCCTCAACGGACAAATCGCCTATGCTAGCGATGGAACCGGCAGTTTGTTGCGTTTGCGCGACTACCTACGCCGTTATCGAGCCGAAACCTCCCTCAAAACTCTGGAAGTCCCCTTAATTGATGCGATTAATGCGCCCGAATACGGCTACTTGTGGGCACTGTTGGAAAATCATATTTTGACCCCTGCTCAAGGGCGCAGCATCATCCGCAGTATGGTGCATGAAACCTTATTCGACCTCCTCAGCCTTCATCAAGGCTCCTTCATCTTCGACATTGGCCCAGCGCTAGCACCACAACTTACCACCCTAGAAATTGCCCCCCTCGTCGCCAAGATCATGAAGCAGGTGCAGGAGTGGAAACAATTTCATCCCCACATTCAATCTCCCAATCACTGCCCAGTCATTGCCGATGCAGTTTCTTTACGCGCTGCCCTGCCAGAAAATGCTTTTAAAACCCTAGATCGCCAGCTAGATGGAAAAACCTCCCTACGGCAGCTAGCCCGATATCTAAATCGTGAAATTTTAACTGTGGCAAGAGCCATTTATCCCTATGTACAACAAGGTTGGGTACAACTGCAAAGTTGTACCAGCGACGAAACAGCAGCCAGTCGCCGAGTCGGAATTAGCATAGAATCCGACTCGACCCCAGCCAACAAAATTCCTCGCGTTGTCTGTATCGATGATGACGTTGCCATCGGTAAAACCGTCGAATATATCCTAAAACCACAAGGTTATGAGGCAACCGCGATTAGCAATCCTCTTAAAGCACTCAGTCTCGTCTTCCAACTCAAACCCGACTTGATTCTTTGTGATATTGCAATGCCCGACCTCGAAGGCTATGAGATTTGTGCCATGCTCCGGAAATCAACCGCTTTTCGACAGACCCCCATCATCATGCTGACTGGCAAAGATGGATTTATCGATCGGGTCAGAGCCAGGATGGTAGGCGCAACCGACTACCTAACCAAGCCTTTTGGAGAAAGTGAGTTATTAATGCTACTAGAGAGATATATTGGCCCTGGTGAAAAGGAATCAACGATATCAGAACCTTTAGACGCTACAGAGTTAAATCGAGAGATAGAAGAAACAGATGTACGAGTCGGGTAA